Proteins encoded together in one Benincasa hispida cultivar B227 chromosome 1, ASM972705v1, whole genome shotgun sequence window:
- the LOC120081372 gene encoding DEAD-box ATP-dependent RNA helicase 41 isoform X1 gives MLDSEHNNSEFLIMENGNKDGVPEALTKLTDTDDSRESAVKVKCKDQRDALPGEPKCVVCGRYGEYICDETDDDICSMECKQSLLRKVANRLSPDMPPLKRLPAADECVYVKSGSSSLTCDQTELLRRKLGISIKGDLDCAPILSFSYGNLPQKLLQNLETAGYEMPTPVQMQAIPAACLGKNLLVSAETGSGKTVSYLVPIVSYCARVRLECFHCEKKPLAMVLTPTRELCIQVEEQAKLLGKGLPFKTALVVGGDALAGQLHRIQQGVELIVATPGRLVDLLTKHDIELDEVRTFVLDEVDCLLQKGFRDQVLQIFRALSRPQILMYTATTSPEVEKMARSMGDGTVTISAGMSNKPTKALKQLVIWVESKNKKQKLFDILTSKQHFMPPLVVYVGSRLGADLLSNAITVTTGIKALSIHGHKSMKERREAMKSFLVGEVQVMVATGILGRGMDLLCVRQVIIFDMPNSIKEYVHQIGRASRLGEEGKAIVFVNGENKNLFQDLVETLKSSGAPIPRELLNSHYTAKSSYTAKHQKKRKHS, from the exons ATGCTTGACTCCGAGCATAACAATTCTGAATTCTTAATCATGGAAAATGGAAACAAGGACGGTGTGCCTGAAGCATTGACAAAATTGACAGATACCGATGATTCTAGAG AATCTGCAGTTAAAGTGAAATGTAAGGATCAGCGAGACGCTTTGCCTGGAGAACCTAAATGTGTTGTATGTGGTCGCTATGGGGAATACATATGTGATGAGACAGATGATGATATTTGCAGCATGGAATGTAAACAATCACTTCTACGCAAAGTGGCAAATAGATTGTCTCCAGATATGCCACCTCTTAAAAGACTTCCTGCAGCCGATGAATGTGTATATGTTAAGTCGGGTTCTTCTTCTTTGACTTGTGACCAAACTGAGTTGCTTAGGAGAAAACTTGGAATCAGTATAAAGGGAGACCTAGATTGTGCTCCTATATTGTCATTTTCTTACGGCAACCTTCCTCAGAAGCTCCTCCAGAATCTTGAGACTGCAGGCTATGAGATGCCTACACCTGTCCAGATGCAAGCTATACCAGCTGCTTGTTTGGGTAAAAATCTGCTGGTTTCAGCTGAGACCGGCTCTGGAAAGACCGTGTCCTATCTAGTCCCAATAGTTTCCTACTGTGCGCGTGTTCGTCTTGAGTGTTTCCATTGCGAAAAGAAGCCACTAGCTATGGTTCTTACACCTACTAGAGAGCTTTGCATTCAAGTTGAAGAACAAGCGAAGTTGCTTGGAAAAGGCTTGCCATTTAAAACTGCCCTTGTTGTTGGTGGTGATGCTCTAGCTGGACAGCTCCATCGTATCCAGCAAGGAGTTGAGCTGATTGTTGCTACTCCTGGCAGGTTGGTTGATCTTTTGACAAAGCACGACATTGAACTTGATGAAGTGAGGACTTTTGTTCTGGATGAAGTGGATTGCTTGCTCCAGAAAGGCTTTCGTGATCAGGTATTACAAATTTTCAGGGCTCTTTCAAGACCACAAATCTTGATGTATACTGCAACTACCTCTCCCGAAGTAGAGAAGATGGCAAGATCTATGGGAGATGGCACTGTTACTATATCTGCGGGCATGTCAAATAAACCAACCAAGGCTTTGAAGCAGCTTGTTATCTGGGTAGAATCAAAGAATAAGAAACAAAAGCTCTTTGACATATTAACTAGTAAACAACATTTTATGCCACCTCTCGTAGTATATGTTGGCTCAAGGCTTGGAGCCGATCTCCTTTCCAATGCAATTACTGTTACCACTGGGATAAAGGCATTGTCAATTCACGGGCACAAGTCAATGAAGGAGAGACGAGAAGCCATGAAGTCATTTCTGGTGGGAGAAGTTCAAGTGATGGTGGCTACTGGGATTTTGGGTCGAGGGATGGATCTTCTGTGTGTGAGGCAAgtgattatatttgatatgccAAATTCCATTAAGGAGTATGTTCACCAGATTGGCCGGGCATCTAGACTTGGAGAGGAGGGCAAAGCCATAGTGTTTGTGAATGGGGAAAATAAGAATTTATTTCAAGATTTAGTGGAGACTTTAAAGTCTTCTGGAGCACCTATTCCTCGAGAACTTTTGAATTCACATTATACAGCAAAATCTTCGTACACTGCCAAACACCAGAAGAAACGAAAGCATTCTTAG
- the LOC120081372 gene encoding DEAD-box ATP-dependent RNA helicase 41 isoform X2: MLDSEHNNSEFLIMENGNKDGVPEALTKLTDTDDSRVKVKCKDQRDALPGEPKCVVCGRYGEYICDETDDDICSMECKQSLLRKVANRLSPDMPPLKRLPAADECVYVKSGSSSLTCDQTELLRRKLGISIKGDLDCAPILSFSYGNLPQKLLQNLETAGYEMPTPVQMQAIPAACLGKNLLVSAETGSGKTVSYLVPIVSYCARVRLECFHCEKKPLAMVLTPTRELCIQVEEQAKLLGKGLPFKTALVVGGDALAGQLHRIQQGVELIVATPGRLVDLLTKHDIELDEVRTFVLDEVDCLLQKGFRDQVLQIFRALSRPQILMYTATTSPEVEKMARSMGDGTVTISAGMSNKPTKALKQLVIWVESKNKKQKLFDILTSKQHFMPPLVVYVGSRLGADLLSNAITVTTGIKALSIHGHKSMKERREAMKSFLVGEVQVMVATGILGRGMDLLCVRQVIIFDMPNSIKEYVHQIGRASRLGEEGKAIVFVNGENKNLFQDLVETLKSSGAPIPRELLNSHYTAKSSYTAKHQKKRKHS; encoded by the exons ATGCTTGACTCCGAGCATAACAATTCTGAATTCTTAATCATGGAAAATGGAAACAAGGACGGTGTGCCTGAAGCATTGACAAAATTGACAGATACCGATGATTCTAGAG TTAAAGTGAAATGTAAGGATCAGCGAGACGCTTTGCCTGGAGAACCTAAATGTGTTGTATGTGGTCGCTATGGGGAATACATATGTGATGAGACAGATGATGATATTTGCAGCATGGAATGTAAACAATCACTTCTACGCAAAGTGGCAAATAGATTGTCTCCAGATATGCCACCTCTTAAAAGACTTCCTGCAGCCGATGAATGTGTATATGTTAAGTCGGGTTCTTCTTCTTTGACTTGTGACCAAACTGAGTTGCTTAGGAGAAAACTTGGAATCAGTATAAAGGGAGACCTAGATTGTGCTCCTATATTGTCATTTTCTTACGGCAACCTTCCTCAGAAGCTCCTCCAGAATCTTGAGACTGCAGGCTATGAGATGCCTACACCTGTCCAGATGCAAGCTATACCAGCTGCTTGTTTGGGTAAAAATCTGCTGGTTTCAGCTGAGACCGGCTCTGGAAAGACCGTGTCCTATCTAGTCCCAATAGTTTCCTACTGTGCGCGTGTTCGTCTTGAGTGTTTCCATTGCGAAAAGAAGCCACTAGCTATGGTTCTTACACCTACTAGAGAGCTTTGCATTCAAGTTGAAGAACAAGCGAAGTTGCTTGGAAAAGGCTTGCCATTTAAAACTGCCCTTGTTGTTGGTGGTGATGCTCTAGCTGGACAGCTCCATCGTATCCAGCAAGGAGTTGAGCTGATTGTTGCTACTCCTGGCAGGTTGGTTGATCTTTTGACAAAGCACGACATTGAACTTGATGAAGTGAGGACTTTTGTTCTGGATGAAGTGGATTGCTTGCTCCAGAAAGGCTTTCGTGATCAGGTATTACAAATTTTCAGGGCTCTTTCAAGACCACAAATCTTGATGTATACTGCAACTACCTCTCCCGAAGTAGAGAAGATGGCAAGATCTATGGGAGATGGCACTGTTACTATATCTGCGGGCATGTCAAATAAACCAACCAAGGCTTTGAAGCAGCTTGTTATCTGGGTAGAATCAAAGAATAAGAAACAAAAGCTCTTTGACATATTAACTAGTAAACAACATTTTATGCCACCTCTCGTAGTATATGTTGGCTCAAGGCTTGGAGCCGATCTCCTTTCCAATGCAATTACTGTTACCACTGGGATAAAGGCATTGTCAATTCACGGGCACAAGTCAATGAAGGAGAGACGAGAAGCCATGAAGTCATTTCTGGTGGGAGAAGTTCAAGTGATGGTGGCTACTGGGATTTTGGGTCGAGGGATGGATCTTCTGTGTGTGAGGCAAgtgattatatttgatatgccAAATTCCATTAAGGAGTATGTTCACCAGATTGGCCGGGCATCTAGACTTGGAGAGGAGGGCAAAGCCATAGTGTTTGTGAATGGGGAAAATAAGAATTTATTTCAAGATTTAGTGGAGACTTTAAAGTCTTCTGGAGCACCTATTCCTCGAGAACTTTTGAATTCACATTATACAGCAAAATCTTCGTACACTGCCAAACACCAGAAGAAACGAAAGCATTCTTAG
- the LOC120090474 gene encoding uncharacterized protein LOC120090474 — translation MKKESVSNMVKQMGSALRSMVKRKARALKARLIVYSLLAQSNFLVSSIPLTTISTHHHQQQHSQLQAVQDQVAETEQETGVCQQYEAEAEAEADAEAEAEAEAEASGSVIEMVKHSKEKAGEEFSLEKDIDHVADLFIRNFHQQMRMQKQNSLNRSHQELLFH, via the coding sequence ATGAAGAAGGAATCAGTGAGCAACATGGTGAAGCAGATGGGAAGTGCTTTGAGAAGTATGGTGAAAAGGAAAGCCCGTGCTCTTAAAGCTCGTCTCATAGTCTACTCATTGTTAGCCCAGTCAAACTTCTTGGTTTCTTCTATTCCTTTAACAACAATCTCTACTCATCACCATCAACAGCAACATTCCCAGTTACAAGCAGTTCAAGATCAAGTAGCAGAAACAGAGCAGGAAACAGGGGTGTGCCAACAATATGAAGCTGAAGCTGAAGCAGAAGCAGACGCAGAAGCAGAAGCAGAAGCAGAAGCAGAAGCAAGTGGGTCTGTGATTGAGATGGTGAAGCATTCCAAGGAGAAAGCAGGAGAAGAGTTCAGTCTTGAAAAAGATATTGATCATGTTGCTGATTTGTTCATAAGAAATTTTCATCAACAGATGAGGATGCAGAAGCAGAACTCTCTTAATAGATCTCACCAGGAACTGCTTTTTCATTGA